The following coding sequences lie in one Lelliottia jeotgali genomic window:
- a CDS encoding RNA polymerase sigma factor FecI: MSDSATTTASLTLESLYGSHHGWLKSWLTHKLQSAFDADDIAQDTFVRVMGSDTLSTIRDPRSFLCTIAKRVMVDLFRRNALEKAYLEMLALMPEGLAPSPEERESQLETLQLIDRMLDGLNGKTREAFLLSQLDGLTYSEIALNLGVSVSSVKKYVAKAIEHCLLFRLEHGL; encoded by the coding sequence ATGTCTGACAGCGCCACTACCACTGCTTCCTTAACGCTCGAGTCGCTTTATGGCTCACATCACGGCTGGCTAAAAAGCTGGCTGACGCACAAACTCCAGTCGGCCTTTGATGCAGATGACATTGCCCAGGACACTTTTGTGCGGGTAATGGGCAGCGACACGCTCTCGACGATCCGCGATCCTCGCTCATTCCTGTGCACTATCGCCAAACGCGTGATGGTCGATCTGTTCCGCCGAAACGCGCTGGAAAAAGCCTATCTGGAGATGCTGGCGCTGATGCCGGAGGGGCTGGCGCCTTCGCCCGAGGAACGCGAAAGTCAGCTCGAAACCCTGCAACTGATCGACAGGATGCTGGACGGCTTAAACGGAAAAACACGCGAAGCGTTTTTGCTTTCACAACTGGATGGTCTGACATACAGCGAGATCGCGCTGAACCTGGGGGTCTCCGTCAGCTCGGTGAAAAAGTATGTGGCAAAGGCTATCGAACATTGTCTGCTGTTTCGTCTGGAGCACGGCCTGTGA
- a CDS encoding Arsenate reductase, which translates to MSNITIYHNPACGTSRNTLEMIRNSGTEPTIIYYLETPPSRDELIKLIADMAISVRELLRKNVEPYEQLHLAQDKFTDDQLIELMLENPILINRPIVVTEIGTRLCRPSEVVLDILPSQQQQAFTKEDGEKVVDKDGKRIK; encoded by the coding sequence ATGAGCAACATCACCATTTACCACAATCCTGCATGCGGAACATCGCGTAATACGCTGGAGATGATCCGCAACAGCGGCACTGAACCCACTATTATCTATTACCTTGAAACGCCCCCCTCGCGTGACGAGCTGATAAAACTGATTGCGGATATGGCAATTTCGGTGCGTGAGCTACTGCGAAAAAATGTCGAACCTTACGAGCAACTTCACCTGGCACAGGATAAGTTCACCGATGATCAGCTGATTGAGCTGATGCTGGAAAATCCGATTCTGATTAACCGCCCTATTGTGGTCACTGAGATCGGAACGCGACTGTGCCGTCCGTCGGAAGTGGTGCTCGATATTCTGCCCTCTCAACAGCAACAAGCTTTTACCAAGGAGGACGGGGAGAAGGTGGTTGATAAGGATGGGAAGCGGATTAAATAA
- a CDS encoding Iron(III) dicitrate transport protein FecA, which translates to MTPLRVFRKTTPLVYAIRLSLLPLAGLSLSAFAAQVDIAPGSLDKVLNQYAAQSGMTLSVDASLTRGKQSHGLHGDYDIETGLQQLLNGSGLQVKALGNNSWTLEHAPTPKEDNLTVVGDWLGDARENDVFEHAGARDVIRREDFAKTGATTMRDVLNRIPGVTAPENNGTGSHDLAMNFGIRGLNPRLASRSTVLMDGIPVPFAPYGQPQLSLAPVSLGNMDAIDVVRGGGAVRYGPQSVGGVVNFVTRAIPQDFGIETGVEGQLSPTSSQNNPKETHNLMVGGTADNGFGTALLYSGTRGSDWREHSATRIDDLMLKSKYAPNEVHTFNSLLQYYDGEADMPGGLSRADYDADRWQSTRPYDRFWGRRKLASLGYQFQPDSQHKFNIQGFYTETLRSGYLEQGKRITLSPRNYWVRGIEPRYSQSFMVGPSAHEVGVGYRYVNESTHEMRYYTATSSGQLPSGSSPYDRDTRSGTEAHAWYLDDKIDVGNWTITPGMRFEHIESYQNNAIKGTHEEVSYNAPLPALNVLYHLTDSWNLYANTEGSFGTVQYSQIGKAVQSGNVEPEKARTWELGTRYDDGALTAEMGLFLINFNNQYDSNQTNDTVTARGKTRHTGLESQARYDLGTLTPTLDNVSVYASYAYVNAEIREKGDTYGNQVPFSPKHKGTLGVDYKPGSWTFNLNSDFQSSQFADNANTVKESADGSTGRIPGFMLWGARVAYDFGPQMADLNLAFGVKNIFDQDYFTRSYDDNNKGIYAGQPRTLYMQGSLKF; encoded by the coding sequence ATGACGCCTTTACGCGTTTTTCGCAAAACAACACCTTTGGTTTACGCAATTCGCCTGAGCCTGCTGCCGCTGGCCGGGCTATCGTTATCCGCCTTCGCAGCGCAGGTTGATATCGCACCGGGTTCGCTCGACAAAGTCCTTAACCAGTATGCCGCGCAAAGCGGAATGACCCTGTCGGTGGACGCCAGCCTGACGCGCGGCAAACAGAGTCACGGTCTTCACGGTGACTACGACATCGAAACGGGTCTGCAACAGCTGCTGAACGGTAGCGGTCTGCAGGTGAAAGCGCTGGGGAATAACAGCTGGACGCTTGAGCACGCACCCACACCGAAAGAAGATAACCTTACCGTGGTGGGCGACTGGCTAGGGGACGCGCGCGAAAACGACGTCTTCGAACATGCTGGCGCGCGTGACGTTATCCGCCGTGAGGATTTCGCCAAAACCGGCGCGACGACCATGCGTGATGTGCTGAACCGTATCCCTGGCGTCACTGCGCCGGAAAACAACGGCACCGGCAGCCACGATCTGGCGATGAACTTTGGTATTCGCGGCCTGAACCCGCGCCTTGCCAGCCGATCAACCGTACTGATGGACGGTATTCCCGTACCCTTTGCCCCTTACGGCCAGCCGCAGCTTTCACTGGCGCCTGTCTCGCTCGGCAACATGGATGCCATCGACGTGGTACGCGGCGGTGGCGCAGTGCGTTACGGGCCGCAAAGCGTGGGCGGCGTGGTGAACTTTGTCACCCGCGCCATTCCGCAAGACTTCGGTATCGAAACCGGCGTGGAAGGCCAGCTCAGCCCGACGTCCTCACAAAATAACCCAAAAGAGACGCACAATCTGATGGTGGGCGGCACGGCGGATAACGGTTTTGGGACCGCCCTGCTTTACTCCGGCACTCGCGGCAGCGACTGGCGTGAGCACAGTGCAACGCGCATCGACGACCTGATGCTGAAAAGCAAATATGCGCCGAACGAGGTCCATACCTTCAACAGCCTGCTGCAATATTACGACGGGGAAGCCGACATGCCAGGCGGCCTGTCTCGCGCGGATTACGACGCCGATCGCTGGCAATCCACGCGCCCTTACGATCGCTTCTGGGGGCGTCGCAAGCTGGCAAGCCTCGGCTATCAGTTCCAGCCGGACAGCCAGCATAAATTCAATATTCAGGGCTTCTACACCGAAACCCTACGCAGCGGCTACCTGGAACAGGGCAAACGCATCACCCTTTCACCGCGTAACTACTGGGTACGCGGCATTGAACCGCGCTACAGCCAGAGCTTTATGGTTGGTCCGAGCGCACATGAGGTGGGCGTCGGTTACCGATATGTGAATGAATCCACGCATGAAATGCGTTACTACACCGCCACCAGCAGCGGGCAGCTACCGTCCGGCTCAAGCCCGTACGATCGCGACACCCGTTCCGGTACTGAGGCGCACGCCTGGTATCTGGATGACAAAATTGACGTGGGCAATTGGACTATCACACCGGGTATGCGCTTTGAACATATCGAGTCATACCAGAACAACGCCATCAAAGGCACGCATGAGGAAGTGAGCTATAACGCCCCACTTCCGGCGTTAAACGTGCTCTATCACCTCACTGACAGCTGGAATCTTTATGCAAACACCGAAGGCTCGTTCGGCACCGTACAGTACAGCCAAATTGGCAAGGCTGTGCAAAGCGGCAATGTGGAACCGGAAAAAGCGCGAACCTGGGAGCTCGGAACACGTTACGACGATGGCGCGCTGACGGCGGAAATGGGGCTGTTCCTGATTAACTTTAATAATCAGTACGACTCCAACCAGACCAACGACACCGTTACCGCGCGTGGTAAAACGCGCCATACCGGGCTGGAAAGTCAGGCGCGTTATGACCTCGGCACGCTGACCCCCACGCTCGATAACGTCTCTGTCTATGCAAGCTATGCATACGTCAACGCCGAGATCCGCGAGAAAGGCGACACCTACGGCAACCAGGTGCCGTTCTCACCCAAACACAAAGGCACGCTGGGCGTGGATTACAAGCCAGGCAGCTGGACATTCAACCTGAACAGCGATTTCCAGTCCAGCCAGTTTGCAGATAATGCCAACACCGTTAAAGAGAGCGCCGATGGTAGCACCGGCCGCATCCCCGGCTTCATGCTCTGGGGCGCGCGCGTGGCGTATGACTTTGGTCCGCAGATGGCAGACCTGAACCTGGCGTTCGGTGTGAAAAATATCTTTGACCAGGATTATTTCACCCGCTCTTACGACGACAACAACAAAGGCATCTACGCAGGCCAGCCGCGCACGCTGTATATGCAGGGCTCGTTGAAGTTCTAA
- a CDS encoding sulfate permease, with the protein MPGLQNLLAYDKSWLKHDVKAGLSVAAVALPVAIAYAELAGVGAIVGLYSCVLPMIAYALFGSSRQLIVGPDATTCAVIAAVVFPLSAGNPELHWQLTIIMTLMMGGWCLLASKFRLGALADLLSHPILTGLLNGVAVTIIVGQLGKVLGIKLDEAQVIEKIIALPGRISDSHLLTFGLSLLTLAILMVIKTYRSHWPAPLIAIVITTALVWGTSAQHYGIATIGGEGFSLVYLSLTGQRSSRVRCVI; encoded by the coding sequence ATGCCCGGTTTACAAAATTTATTAGCCTACGATAAAAGTTGGCTAAAACATGATGTTAAAGCGGGGTTATCTGTTGCGGCTGTAGCGCTACCCGTTGCTATTGCTTATGCCGAGTTGGCGGGTGTTGGGGCAATCGTAGGGCTGTATTCATGTGTTTTACCGATGATAGCTTATGCATTGTTTGGTTCTTCACGTCAGCTTATTGTTGGCCCCGATGCAACAACCTGCGCGGTAATTGCGGCCGTCGTGTTTCCTCTTTCTGCCGGAAATCCTGAACTGCACTGGCAACTGACGATCATTATGACCTTGATGATGGGCGGATGGTGTTTGCTTGCCAGTAAATTTCGCCTGGGCGCACTGGCCGATCTGCTTTCTCATCCCATTCTTACCGGTTTGCTTAATGGCGTAGCCGTGACGATTATTGTCGGGCAATTAGGCAAGGTTTTGGGAATCAAGCTTGATGAGGCACAGGTTATTGAGAAAATAATTGCCTTGCCAGGCCGAATTTCAGACAGCCATTTATTAACCTTCGGGCTATCACTTTTAACGTTAGCTATTTTAATGGTTATCAAAACGTATCGCAGCCACTGGCCAGCACCGTTGATTGCCATTGTGATAACAACGGCACTGGTATGGGGAACATCTGCACAACATTATGGTATTGCCACTATTGGAGGGGAAGGGTTCAGCCTGGTTTACCTGTCGTTAACTGGGCAGCGTTCCAGCCGGGTCCGATGCGTGATTTAG
- a CDS encoding Arsenic efflux pump protein, which yields MLLAGVIFLFTLVLVIWQPKGLSIGWSASLGAVLALACGVIHIGDIPVVWNIVWNATATFIAVIIISLLLDESGFFEWAALHVARWGKGRGRLLFTWIILLGATVAALFANDGAALILTPIVIAMLLALGFSPQATLAFVMAAGFIADTASLPLIVSNLVNIVSADFFNIGFTEYASVMVPVDIAAIAATLAMLHLFFRRDIPSTYELAKVKVPATAIKDLATFRAGWVVLLLLLAGFFVLEPLGLPVSAIAATGALILFAVAKRGHAINTGKVLRNAPWQIVIFSLGMYLVVYGLRNAGLTRSLSDVLNTLSEHGLWVTTLGTGFITAFLSSVMNNMPGVLIGALSIDGSHATGVIKEAMVYANVIGSDLGPKITPIGSLATLLWLHVLAQKNMTITWGYYFRTGIIMTLPVLLVTLAALALRLSFA from the coding sequence ATGCTTTTGGCTGGAGTTATTTTTTTGTTCACCCTGGTTCTGGTTATCTGGCAACCAAAAGGGCTGAGTATTGGCTGGAGCGCCTCTCTGGGCGCGGTTCTGGCTCTGGCGTGCGGAGTTATTCATATCGGTGATATTCCCGTGGTCTGGAATATCGTCTGGAATGCCACCGCCACTTTTATTGCCGTCATAATCATCAGCCTGTTGCTGGATGAGTCCGGTTTCTTTGAGTGGGCGGCGCTGCACGTTGCTCGCTGGGGCAAGGGTCGAGGACGACTGTTATTCACCTGGATTATTCTGCTGGGCGCTACCGTAGCGGCGCTGTTTGCCAACGATGGCGCAGCCTTAATTCTGACACCCATTGTTATTGCCATGCTGCTGGCGCTGGGTTTCAGCCCCCAGGCGACGCTGGCCTTCGTAATGGCCGCCGGGTTTATTGCCGACACCGCCAGCCTGCCATTGATTGTGTCGAACCTGGTGAATATTGTCTCAGCCGATTTCTTCAATATCGGATTCACCGAATACGCATCGGTTATGGTGCCGGTCGATATTGCCGCCATCGCCGCGACGTTAGCGATGCTGCACCTGTTTTTCCGCAGAGATATTCCTTCGACCTATGAATTAGCGAAGGTAAAAGTCCCAGCGACCGCCATTAAAGATCTGGCCACCTTCAGAGCGGGCTGGGTAGTTCTGCTGCTTTTATTGGCCGGATTCTTCGTCCTTGAACCACTGGGATTACCTGTTAGCGCAATCGCCGCCACGGGTGCTCTGATTTTATTCGCCGTCGCGAAGCGAGGACATGCGATTAATACGGGAAAGGTCCTGCGCAACGCGCCCTGGCAGATTGTGATTTTCTCACTGGGCATGTATCTGGTGGTCTACGGCCTGAGGAATGCTGGTCTCACTCGCTCTCTGTCTGACGTGCTGAATACTCTGTCAGAGCATGGGCTGTGGGTAACGACGCTGGGCACCGGTTTCATTACAGCGTTCCTGTCATCGGTGATGAATAATATGCCGGGCGTATTAATTGGCGCACTGTCGATTGACGGCAGCCACGCGACGGGCGTCATCAAAGAGGCGATGGTGTATGCCAATGTGATTGGCAGCGATCTCGGGCCAAAAATCACGCCAATCGGTAGCCTGGCTACGCTGCTCTGGCTCCACGTCCTTGCTCAGAAAAATATGACCATCACCTGGGGGTATTATTTCCGTACAGGGATCATCATGACGCTGCCCGTCCTGTTAGTGACGCTCGCCGCACTGGCGCTGCGTCTCTCTTTCGCTTAA
- a CDS encoding Iron(III) dicitrate transmembrane sensor protein FecR, translated as MNASVTDSRRQALRSASHWYAVLSGERVSPQQEARWQQWYEEDKDHQWAWQQVENLRSQLSQVPANVASRALHDTRLTRRHVMKGLLLLLGVGGCWQLWQSETGEGLRADYRTAKGAVSHQRLEDGSLLTLNTQSAADVRFDAHQRAVHLWYGEIAISTAKDALQRPFRVMTRQGQLTALGTEFTVYQQDNVTRVAVQQHAVEVLLANRPQEKRIVSAGESLQFSASELGVITSTDDESAAWTQGVLSFSDKPLGEVIATLSRYRNGVLRCDPAVAGLRLSGTFPLKDTDAILNVIAKTLPVKIQSVTRYWVNISAV; from the coding sequence GTGAACGCTTCTGTCACCGATTCTCGCCGCCAGGCATTGCGCTCGGCATCACACTGGTATGCCGTATTGAGCGGCGAGCGCGTCAGTCCGCAGCAGGAAGCGCGCTGGCAACAGTGGTATGAAGAGGACAAGGATCATCAGTGGGCCTGGCAACAGGTTGAAAACCTGCGCAGCCAGCTCAGCCAGGTTCCGGCCAATGTCGCCAGCCGGGCGCTGCACGATACGCGCCTTACTCGTCGTCACGTCATGAAAGGACTGCTGTTGCTGCTCGGCGTGGGCGGCTGCTGGCAGCTCTGGCAATCCGAAACCGGTGAAGGTCTTCGCGCGGACTACCGCACCGCTAAAGGCGCGGTCAGCCATCAGCGGCTGGAAGATGGCTCGCTGCTGACGCTCAACACACAAAGCGCCGCTGACGTTCGTTTTGATGCGCATCAGCGCGCTGTCCACCTCTGGTATGGCGAAATTGCCATCAGCACCGCAAAAGATGCTCTGCAGCGACCTTTCCGCGTGATGACCCGCCAGGGCCAGCTCACCGCGTTAGGCACAGAATTTACCGTCTACCAGCAGGACAACGTCACGCGCGTCGCCGTTCAACAACACGCTGTTGAAGTCTTACTGGCAAACCGTCCGCAGGAAAAACGCATTGTCAGTGCCGGCGAGAGCCTGCAGTTTAGCGCGTCGGAATTGGGTGTAATAACCTCAACGGATGATGAAAGCGCCGCGTGGACTCAGGGCGTTCTGAGCTTCAGCGATAAACCGCTGGGTGAGGTGATTGCCACGCTGAGCCGTTATCGCAACGGCGTGCTGCGCTGTGATCCGGCAGTGGCCGGGCTGCGCCTGAGCGGGACTTTCCCGCTGAAAGATACCGATGCCATCCTGAATGTTATCGCGAAGACTCTTCCAGTTAAAATTCAGTCAGTTACGCGGTACTGGGTCAATATTTCAGCCGTGTAA
- a CDS encoding sulfate permease — protein MRDLVIPALNLALVSFVSLMLTARSFAARNGYEINADAEFRALGIANIMSGLSQGFAISGADSRTAVNDSTGGKSQLVSIIAALLIGVVVVFFTQPLQFIPVSALGIVLMYASWSLIDLRGLWNLRRRNKQAFRLAFFTFGCVLIIGVIQGIGLAVLLGLLQFLRTVFRPSEHLLGTDENGMIHSLGNTTDIKMVPGVLMYRFNSPLTYFNVAYFKRRVLNLVDGAALHPKWVVIDAVACFTYSDISVLATINELKRDLKSRQITLILAGRKTELTRWFKESRPTMNDDDMLLAPDLYLALRFIQSKESVSESELGGDV, from the coding sequence ATGCGTGATTTAGTTATCCCGGCGCTGAACCTGGCTTTGGTCAGTTTTGTCAGTCTGATGCTGACCGCTCGCAGTTTCGCCGCGAGAAATGGCTATGAAATTAATGCTGATGCGGAGTTCAGAGCTCTGGGTATTGCGAATATCATGTCGGGATTATCTCAGGGGTTTGCGATCAGCGGAGCCGACTCACGGACTGCAGTTAATGATTCCACTGGGGGAAAAAGTCAGCTGGTTTCCATTATCGCAGCCTTACTTATTGGAGTCGTAGTGGTATTTTTCACTCAGCCGTTACAGTTTATCCCGGTATCTGCATTAGGTATTGTTCTAATGTATGCATCGTGGTCATTGATTGATTTACGTGGATTATGGAACCTGAGACGAAGAAATAAACAGGCATTTCGCCTGGCCTTCTTCACGTTTGGCTGTGTTTTAATTATCGGCGTTATCCAGGGGATAGGTCTTGCGGTGTTGCTTGGCTTGTTACAGTTCCTGCGAACAGTCTTTCGTCCCTCTGAGCATTTACTGGGAACGGATGAAAATGGAATGATTCATTCATTAGGGAATACAACCGATATTAAAATGGTCCCAGGCGTGCTGATGTATCGATTTAACTCCCCGTTGACCTATTTTAATGTGGCTTATTTTAAACGTCGGGTACTGAACTTAGTTGATGGCGCAGCATTACACCCTAAATGGGTGGTCATTGATGCCGTTGCCTGCTTCACTTATTCAGATATCAGTGTCCTGGCAACGATTAATGAGTTAAAGCGTGACCTGAAAAGTCGACAGATTACGTTAATCCTGGCGGGCAGGAAAACGGAATTAACACGCTGGTTTAAAGAAAGTCGGCCAACAATGAATGATGATGACATGCTTCTTGCGCCAGACCTCTATTTGGCACTCCGGTTCATTCAAAGCAAAGAGAGTGTGAGTGAGAGTGAATTAGGCGGTGATGTATAG
- a CDS encoding Iron(III) dicitrate transport system, periplasmic iron-binding protein FecB, producing the protein MFISLRTLFAALLLVTSHVFAATVQDENGTFTLDKTPQRIVVLELSFADALAAVDVSPVGIADDNDATRILPEVRAHLKPWQSVGTRAQPSLEAISVLKPDLIIADSSRHAGIFSALRQIAPVLLLKSRNETYAENLQSAAIIGEVVGKKAQMQSRLEQHNQQMSKWASQLPKGTLVLFGTSREQQFNLHTQETYTGSVLTSLGLTVPAAMAGSSMPSIGLEQLLALNPAWLLVAHYREESIVKRWQQDPLWQMLTAAQKQQTASVDSNAWARMRGIFAAERIASDTVKIFHHQPLSDVK; encoded by the coding sequence ATGTTCATATCATTACGTACACTCTTCGCCGCTCTGCTGCTTGTCACCAGCCACGTCTTTGCCGCCACGGTTCAGGACGAAAATGGCACCTTTACGCTTGATAAAACGCCACAGCGGATCGTGGTGCTGGAACTGTCGTTCGCGGACGCGCTGGCCGCCGTCGATGTCAGTCCTGTCGGCATTGCCGACGATAACGATGCCACGCGCATTCTTCCAGAGGTTCGCGCACATCTGAAACCCTGGCAGTCTGTCGGCACGCGTGCGCAGCCGAGTTTAGAAGCCATCAGCGTGCTGAAACCGGATCTGATCATTGCTGACAGCAGCCGCCATGCGGGCATTTTCAGCGCCTTACGACAAATCGCGCCGGTGCTGCTGCTTAAGTCTCGCAATGAAACCTACGCTGAAAATCTTCAGTCTGCGGCCATCATCGGCGAGGTTGTTGGCAAAAAGGCACAGATGCAGTCACGTCTGGAGCAACACAACCAACAGATGTCAAAATGGGCCAGCCAGTTGCCAAAAGGTACGTTGGTGCTGTTCGGTACGTCCCGGGAGCAGCAGTTCAACCTGCATACGCAGGAGACGTATACCGGCAGCGTCCTGACCTCGCTGGGGCTGACGGTGCCTGCGGCAATGGCAGGTTCGTCTATGCCATCCATCGGCCTGGAACAGCTGCTGGCGCTCAATCCTGCATGGCTGCTGGTCGCGCACTATCGCGAGGAGAGCATCGTGAAACGCTGGCAGCAAGACCCGCTGTGGCAGATGTTAACCGCTGCGCAAAAACAGCAGACGGCGTCGGTCGACAGTAACGCCTGGGCGCGAATGCGCGGCATTTTCGCCGCCGAACGTATTGCCAGCGACACAGTAAAAATCTTTCATCACCAGCCTTTGTCCGATGTGAAATGA